In a single window of the Niabella ginsenosidivorans genome:
- a CDS encoding SDR family NAD(P)-dependent oxidoreductase has translation MANQNEIPATTTAKTWFITGSSRGFGRVWTEAALKRGDKVVATARKLESIAALKEQYGDNVLTLELDVTNAAQVKTAVEQAHTHFGRLDVVLNNAGYSLVGTIEEASPDEIRALYETNILGPVAVIQAALPLLRKQGGGHILGTSSNLGHVTLPVIGYYCSSKWAFEAIHESLAREVEPFGIKVTIIEPGAYATEFGSQESLKFAANLDIYTHFKTQFVEGLKNMERGNPDATPEALFKVVDAEHPPLRFFLGSHNLPAVRAAYNERLATWEQWETVSNAAQGKLK, from the coding sequence ATGGCAAATCAAAATGAAATTCCGGCTACTACTACGGCAAAAACCTGGTTCATCACCGGCTCCTCCCGTGGTTTTGGACGCGTATGGACAGAAGCAGCGCTGAAACGCGGCGATAAGGTTGTGGCTACCGCCCGCAAACTGGAAAGTATTGCTGCCCTTAAAGAACAATATGGCGATAACGTGCTTACACTGGAACTGGATGTAACTAATGCCGCACAGGTAAAAACCGCCGTGGAGCAGGCACACACGCATTTTGGCAGGCTGGATGTTGTGCTTAATAACGCCGGATACTCACTGGTAGGCACCATAGAGGAAGCCAGCCCGGATGAGATCCGCGCGCTTTATGAAACAAATATCCTGGGCCCGGTTGCTGTTATACAGGCGGCATTGCCGTTGCTGCGGAAACAAGGCGGCGGCCATATACTGGGCACATCCAGCAACCTGGGTCATGTAACGTTGCCGGTGATCGGTTATTATTGCTCTTCCAAATGGGCATTTGAGGCAATACACGAAAGCCTGGCCAGGGAAGTGGAACCATTTGGCATAAAAGTAACGATTATAGAACCCGGCGCTTATGCCACCGAATTTGGCAGCCAGGAGTCCCTGAAATTTGCAGCCAACCTGGACATCTATACCCATTTTAAAACGCAGTTTGTTGAGGGGTTAAAAAATATGGAAAGAGGGAATCCCGATGCTACGCCGGAAGCGCTTTTTAAAGTGGTGGACGCAGAGCACCCGCCACTGCGTTTTTTTCTGGGCAGCCATAATCTGCCGGCAGTGCGCGCTGCCTATAATGAACGGCTGGCAACCTGGGAGCAATGGGAAACCGTTTCAAACGCAGCACAGGGCAAACTGAAATAA
- a CDS encoding transposase: MKHNRKSIRLKGYNYAQAGLYFITLCTHNRVHLFGQIINGEMVLNAGGRVAAKCWQDIPAHFPTAALHEYVVMPNHIHGIIELQSPSVGVQNFEPQQMGTENKFQHIIPQSIGSIVRGFKIGVTKWFRYENGFAQNAQIWQRNYYEHIIRNDAAYHRIANYILNNPAKWKDDRFY; encoded by the coding sequence ATGAAACACAACCGTAAATCCATCCGCCTGAAAGGATATAATTATGCACAGGCCGGTTTATATTTTATAACCCTCTGCACGCATAACAGGGTACACCTGTTTGGCCAAATAATTAATGGGGAAATGGTTTTAAACGCCGGCGGCAGGGTGGCGGCAAAATGCTGGCAGGATATACCTGCCCATTTCCCCACCGCCGCATTGCATGAATACGTGGTAATGCCCAATCATATTCATGGGATTATTGAATTACAATCCCCATCTGTTGGGGTTCAAAATTTTGAACCCCAACAGATGGGGACGGAAAATAAATTTCAACATATTATTCCCCAATCCATTGGTTCTATTGTTCGCGGATTTAAAATTGGTGTTACAAAATGGTTCCGGTATGAAAACGGATTTGCGCAAAACGCACAAATATGGCAACGAAATTATTACGAACATATCATACGCAATGATGCGGCATACCACCGCATTGCAAATTATATTTTAAATAACCCGGCTAAATGGAAGGACGACCGGTTTTATTAA
- a CDS encoding DUF4238 domain-containing protein — MKQLSRKHHYIPEFYLNNFTNEDGKFYIYLPKENRFKKNGELFTPQTHFFELDGNNLIGADYVDDHLEKSYSDWDNKAAILFDKIKTSKEERFGLSEKDMPILQFFIAHLYWRSPMANEFAKDLLKREGLNATGMIVRNSITGEIIQNHKFENYISSNESSYKFVKHWLPYRLITNLLKNDTPLEIITFNNGIKPNLIGDNPIIFRNQSNVNVYEDDFILPITSNKFLIRMKREGRPEKSVIMMIDALLIQQAQQFVATTNVEYISILKNCHEFQTADLREKLFSQFLICE, encoded by the coding sequence ATGAAACAATTATCGAGAAAACACCATTATATCCCCGAATTTTATTTGAATAATTTTACAAATGAAGATGGCAAATTCTACATCTATTTACCAAAAGAAAACCGGTTTAAGAAAAACGGAGAACTATTTACACCTCAAACCCACTTTTTTGAATTAGATGGGAACAACTTAATTGGCGCTGATTACGTGGATGATCATTTAGAAAAATCGTATAGCGATTGGGATAATAAAGCGGCTATTTTATTTGATAAAATAAAAACTTCGAAAGAAGAACGATTTGGTTTATCAGAAAAAGATATGCCTATTCTACAATTTTTTATTGCCCACTTGTATTGGAGAAGCCCAATGGCAAATGAATTTGCAAAAGATCTTTTAAAAAGAGAAGGGTTAAACGCTACAGGCATGATAGTAAGAAATTCCATTACAGGCGAAATTATACAGAATCATAAATTTGAAAATTATATTTCAAGCAATGAAAGCTCTTATAAATTTGTAAAACACTGGTTACCCTATCGTCTGATAACTAATTTGTTGAAAAATGATACTCCTTTAGAAATTATTACTTTCAACAATGGCATAAAGCCAAACCTGATTGGTGATAATCCGATAATATTTAGAAACCAAAGTAATGTAAATGTTTATGAAGATGATTTCATTTTACCTATTACGTCGAATAAATTTTTAATTCGAATGAAAAGAGAAGGGAGGCCGGAAAAATCAGTAATCATGATGATTGATGCGTTGTTAATCCAACAGGCGCAACAATTTGTTGCTACAACCAATGTAGAATATATTTCAATACTTAAGAATTGCCATGAATTTCAAACTGCTGACCTAAGAGAGAAATTATTTTCACAATTTTTGATTTGTGAATAA
- a CDS encoding helix-turn-helix domain-containing protein — MSQYRNDILLTGIAIVAKQLREKLGLSQEEVVNDIKIKTDISIHIGRIETAVGNISVSNLSLLCEYYNISLSKFMTKVEEAMKKIKRQK, encoded by the coding sequence ATGAGTCAGTATCGGAATGACATACTATTAACAGGCATTGCCATCGTAGCAAAGCAGCTTCGGGAGAAGCTCGGACTTAGCCAGGAAGAAGTTGTCAATGATATAAAAATCAAAACGGATATCTCCATTCATATAGGCCGGATAGAAACAGCTGTTGGAAATATTTCTGTGAGTAACCTAAGCCTACTATGCGAATACTACAACATTTCTCTTTCAAAATTTATGACAAAAGTTGAAGAGGCGATGAAAAAAATAAAAAGACAGAAATAA
- a CDS encoding VOC family protein — protein MNSINNTLAGLELAQIGWVVPDIDAAVKFLANALGIKGFPQPEQVRAQDLDMTYYDKVVPGEWLTTQTYNGGTFIELVQPLSGQSMFHDYLARYPAGGTQHLAFRLPVSNFERVTTDLHRQGYALLSQVNHPIARMAFFDTYQTLGVATEIMGITPEGWKAIEQMQKAR, from the coding sequence ATGAACAGTATTAACAATACTCTTGCCGGGCTTGAGCTGGCCCAGATCGGCTGGGTGGTGCCGGACATTGATGCCGCCGTAAAATTCCTTGCAAACGCCCTGGGCATAAAGGGTTTTCCCCAACCGGAGCAGGTGCGCGCACAGGACCTGGATATGACCTATTATGACAAGGTTGTGCCGGGAGAGTGGCTCACCACACAAACCTATAATGGAGGCACCTTTATTGAATTGGTTCAGCCCCTTTCTGGTCAAAGCATGTTTCATGATTACCTGGCCCGGTATCCCGCAGGCGGTACGCAGCACCTGGCCTTCCGTTTGCCGGTAAGTAATTTTGAGCGGGTGACTACTGATCTGCACCGGCAGGGTTATGCCCTCCTTAGCCAGGTAAACCATCCCATTGCACGTATGGCTTTCTTTGATACGTACCAAACATTGGGCGTTGCCACCGAAATCATGGGCATAACGCCGGAAGGGTGGAAAGCCATTGAACAAATGCAGAAAGCCCGGTGA
- a CDS encoding S10 family peptidase: protein MKKFLAGLLVLGLFTNLQAQNKKDTTAHRPDTAEKAASFDYKKPHKSETSGTVTVEGKAISYKAVAGLLVLKNADDQPTISMSYTYYYKADEKDKSQRPITFIYNGGPGSATLWLHMGAWGPQKVYLNEQGRTKAPFRTVNNDFSLLDVSDLVFIDAPGTGFGKIITKEMGGAGTPKDFFGIDQDGTAFTDFIQKFITENNRWNSPKYLFGESYGTFRSAVVSNLLLQRGIGLNGVILLSQLLTYGLMTETTSQNPGDGLPFQLVLPSFAATAWYHHKIPNQPAELEPFLREVEQFALNDYAVALNKGATLDAASFNKIAEKLHNYTGLPVDYIKKANLRIIGPQFEQTLLGDSSSITGRLDSRFSGKAIDPLSEYAEYDPMDAYIDAPFTATFNNYMRTTLNFGKELDYKTFGNVHPWDFKRRGFVGFPNVMNDLARAMIYDPDLKVMLNAGYFDLGTPYFEGIYEMQHLPMPAELQKNIQYAQYKSGHMVYLHKESLKELHDNVAKFIQSTYHN from the coding sequence ATGAAAAAATTCCTGGCAGGCTTACTCGTTTTGGGTCTATTCACCAACCTGCAAGCCCAGAATAAAAAAGATACAACGGCCCATAGGCCTGATACAGCGGAAAAAGCTGCTTCTTTTGACTACAAAAAGCCACACAAATCGGAAACATCCGGCACCGTGACCGTGGAAGGAAAAGCCATCAGCTATAAAGCCGTAGCGGGTTTGCTGGTTTTAAAAAACGCTGACGATCAGCCTACCATCAGCATGTCCTACACCTATTATTACAAGGCAGATGAAAAAGATAAATCTCAACGTCCCATTACGTTTATTTATAATGGAGGCCCGGGAAGTGCCACATTATGGTTACATATGGGCGCCTGGGGACCGCAAAAAGTATATTTGAATGAGCAGGGTCGTACCAAAGCACCCTTCCGCACGGTGAACAATGACTTCAGCCTGCTGGATGTAAGTGATCTTGTGTTTATAGATGCGCCCGGAACCGGCTTTGGAAAGATCATCACAAAAGAAATGGGCGGTGCCGGCACACCAAAAGATTTCTTCGGGATCGATCAGGACGGTACTGCTTTTACTGATTTTATTCAGAAATTTATTACCGAAAATAATCGCTGGAATTCGCCGAAGTACCTGTTTGGCGAGAGTTACGGTACTTTCCGTTCCGCTGTAGTATCCAACCTTTTACTGCAAAGAGGCATTGGGCTCAATGGCGTGATCCTCCTTTCTCAGTTGCTCACATACGGGTTAATGACAGAGACTACCTCCCAGAACCCCGGAGACGGGCTTCCCTTTCAGCTGGTTTTACCTTCCTTTGCAGCCACTGCATGGTACCATCATAAAATACCTAACCAACCCGCGGAACTGGAGCCTTTTTTAAGGGAAGTGGAACAATTTGCGCTGAATGACTATGCGGTTGCATTAAATAAAGGAGCAACACTGGATGCTGCTTCCTTTAATAAGATAGCAGAAAAATTGCATAATTACACGGGCCTGCCGGTAGATTATATTAAAAAAGCCAACCTCCGCATCATTGGCCCGCAGTTTGAGCAAACCCTGCTGGGCGATAGCTCCAGCATTACCGGCCGGCTGGACTCCCGCTTTTCCGGAAAGGCTATTGATCCGTTGAGCGAATATGCAGAGTATGATCCTATGGACGCTTATATTGATGCGCCCTTTACCGCTACCTTCAACAATTATATGCGCACCACCTTAAATTTTGGAAAAGAGCTGGATTACAAAACCTTTGGGAACGTGCACCCCTGGGATTTTAAAAGAAGAGGTTTTGTAGGCTTCCCCAATGTAATGAACGACCTGGCGCGCGCAATGATCTATGATCCGGATCTGAAAGTAATGCTGAATGCCGGTTATTTTGACCTGGGCACCCCTTATTTTGAGGGCATTTATGAAATGCAGCATTTGCCGATGCCTGCGGAGCTACAAAAAAACATCCAGTACGCGCAGTACAAATCCGGCCATATGGTGTACCTGCATAAGGAATCGCTTAAAGAGCTGCATGATAATGTAGCAAAATTTATTCAGTCTACTTATCATAATTAA
- a CDS encoding 3'-5' exonuclease — MSNKIKLYTAEDEHKEAAFIINEVEQLVGGFHNLTVGNKHTDSHYGFSDIAVLFRTRAVGSVLLSSFKKSGIPVRFGDAASFLADYPFHLVTDVIKWYLDAGDLIALDSVLTNGFKMSKNEKQVFLASHAEKKRFAALFGGQDLTKLGAENTVKFIFQKFIPDETLDDMGLIRKETLFNMAKEYGAALEQFLQQLLLDAYTDAGRLKTDAVHLLTFHASKGLEFPVVFIAGAEEGITPLQRKDVNIEEERRLFYVALTRAKDRLFITNARQRKGFREEEAKSLSGFVKEIPASLTETIQNKQSKPEQMRLF; from the coding sequence ATGAGCAATAAAATAAAACTATATACAGCAGAGGATGAGCATAAAGAAGCAGCTTTTATCATCAATGAAGTGGAGCAGCTGGTAGGCGGATTTCATAACCTGACCGTGGGTAACAAACATACTGACAGTCATTATGGTTTTTCAGATATTGCTGTGCTGTTCCGTACCCGTGCTGTGGGAAGCGTATTGCTTTCGTCCTTCAAAAAATCGGGCATACCGGTACGTTTTGGTGATGCCGCTTCTTTTCTTGCCGACTACCCGTTTCACCTTGTTACAGATGTGATCAAATGGTATCTGGATGCCGGGGATCTGATAGCGCTGGATAGTGTGCTGACCAACGGCTTTAAAATGAGCAAAAATGAAAAGCAGGTATTTCTGGCATCCCATGCAGAAAAAAAACGTTTTGCTGCGCTTTTTGGCGGGCAGGATCTTACAAAACTGGGAGCAGAAAATACCGTAAAATTTATTTTCCAGAAATTCATTCCTGATGAAACACTGGATGATATGGGGCTGATCCGCAAAGAAACCCTGTTCAATATGGCTAAGGAATATGGAGCAGCTTTAGAACAGTTCCTGCAGCAGCTCCTGCTGGATGCCTATACGGATGCGGGCCGGCTGAAAACCGATGCTGTGCACCTGCTTACGTTCCATGCATCCAAAGGGCTGGAATTTCCCGTGGTATTCATCGCCGGTGCTGAAGAAGGCATTACGCCGCTGCAACGAAAAGACGTAAACATTGAAGAAGAAAGAAGGCTTTTTTATGTGGCCCTTACCCGTGCAAAGGACCGCCTGTTTATCACCAATGCCCGGCAACGCAAAGGCTTCAGAGAAGAGGAAGCAAAGTCCCTGTCGGGATTTGTAAAAGAAATACCTGCTTCTTTAACAGAAACGATACAAAACAAACAGTCAAAGCCGGAGCAAATGCGCCTGTTTTAG
- a CDS encoding UvrD-helicase domain-containing protein codes for MFYIADLHLHSHYSRATSKDLNLETLYQWARIKGIHVVGTGDFTHPLWFKELKEKLEPDGTGLFRLKNPPKESVPGFKCKDIDVRFCLTSEISSIYKHGDKVRKNHNCVYAPDFETVARINAKLAQIGNLEADGRPILGLPARDLLEIVLETSEHAHLIPAHIWTPWFSMFGSKSGYDSVKECFRDLAGHIFALETGLSSDPEMNWRLSMLDQYTLVSNSDAHSPQKLGREANLFDTERSYYALFDALKSKPADRQAGKGFLGTYEFFPEEGKYHMDGHRKCAVCFEPEESIRHKNICPKCGQPLTIGVLHRVTELSDRKQPQRPEGAANFDYIIPLPEILSEIKNVSPSSKAVQQAFQQTISSFGNEFTLLKQTPIEDIEKKAGIIVAEAIKRMRTQQVSPQGGYDGEYGIIKIFKEGELAQLKGQMNFFGMDAGPTTTRGKNKETASSKERTPADAATENRHSALNEAQQAACETTGAVLVTAGPGTGKTKTLISWIAHCIRQRNAKPQEVLAVTFTNKAADELKERLAAVLEDGSEGITSGTFHSICFAILQERYIQLDKVYDEKSREIILGILYPGKEAKEIKKLAAGLEHYFENNKTASENEVAGIAAAYRNFALQNGGIDLADIIGTVVRLWNDEPKWMQACRERYRYIAVDELQDINPLQYEFLKLLAPDCLADGNGKNVFAIGDPDQSIYGFRGSDVQLFFRFSEDFGAKEIVLQHNYRSAAVIVAAASAVISNNTQRRPTKLVAMRE; via the coding sequence ATGTTCTATATTGCCGACCTTCATTTGCATTCCCATTATTCACGTGCCACCAGCAAAGATCTGAACCTGGAAACACTTTATCAATGGGCACGTATCAAAGGCATTCATGTAGTTGGCACGGGCGACTTTACCCATCCGCTCTGGTTCAAAGAGCTGAAAGAAAAGTTGGAGCCGGATGGCACAGGGTTGTTCCGGCTGAAAAACCCTCCGAAAGAGTCAGTACCCGGTTTTAAGTGTAAAGATATTGATGTACGTTTCTGTCTTACTTCCGAGATCAGCTCCATATACAAGCATGGCGATAAAGTGCGCAAAAATCACAACTGTGTATATGCCCCCGATTTTGAGACCGTGGCCCGCATCAATGCAAAGCTGGCGCAGATCGGCAACCTGGAGGCAGACGGCCGGCCTATACTGGGATTACCGGCACGCGATCTGCTGGAGATCGTCCTGGAAACATCCGAACATGCCCATCTGATCCCTGCGCATATATGGACGCCCTGGTTTTCCATGTTCGGCTCTAAATCCGGTTACGATAGCGTAAAAGAATGCTTCCGCGATCTGGCGGGCCATATTTTTGCCCTGGAAACCGGCTTATCTTCCGACCCTGAAATGAACTGGCGGCTAAGCATGCTGGATCAATATACCCTGGTATCTAATTCAGATGCGCATTCCCCGCAAAAATTAGGAAGGGAAGCCAACCTGTTTGATACCGAAAGAAGCTATTATGCCTTGTTTGATGCGCTGAAAAGCAAACCTGCCGACCGGCAGGCAGGAAAGGGATTCCTGGGCACCTATGAGTTTTTCCCGGAAGAAGGAAAGTACCACATGGATGGTCATCGCAAATGTGCCGTTTGCTTTGAACCGGAAGAAAGCATCCGTCATAAAAATATCTGTCCCAAATGCGGGCAGCCGCTTACTATTGGTGTGCTGCACCGCGTTACCGAACTTTCTGACCGTAAACAGCCGCAAAGGCCCGAAGGCGCGGCAAATTTTGATTATATTATTCCATTGCCGGAAATACTTTCTGAGATCAAAAATGTTTCGCCTTCCAGCAAAGCGGTGCAACAAGCCTTTCAGCAAACCATCTCTTCCTTCGGCAATGAGTTTACCTTATTGAAACAAACACCTATTGAGGATATTGAGAAAAAGGCAGGTATAATAGTGGCAGAGGCCATTAAACGAATGCGCACGCAACAGGTGAGCCCGCAGGGCGGTTATGATGGTGAATATGGCATCATTAAAATTTTTAAGGAAGGGGAACTGGCACAACTTAAGGGGCAAATGAACTTCTTTGGTATGGATGCAGGGCCTACAACCACCAGGGGCAAAAACAAAGAAACAGCCTCGTCAAAAGAAAGAACACCGGCAGACGCCGCAACAGAAAACAGGCACTCTGCACTTAATGAGGCGCAGCAGGCAGCGTGTGAGACAACAGGTGCGGTATTGGTAACAGCAGGCCCCGGTACGGGAAAAACCAAAACGCTCATCAGTTGGATAGCGCATTGTATCCGGCAAAGAAATGCAAAACCGCAGGAAGTGCTGGCGGTTACCTTTACCAACAAAGCGGCTGATGAACTAAAAGAACGCCTGGCAGCTGTGCTTGAAGACGGATCAGAGGGTATTACATCAGGCACCTTCCACTCCATTTGTTTTGCTATCTTACAGGAACGATATATACAGCTGGATAAAGTATATGACGAAAAGAGCCGGGAGATCATTTTGGGAATATTATACCCCGGTAAGGAAGCAAAAGAAATCAAAAAGCTGGCTGCCGGATTGGAGCACTATTTTGAGAATAATAAAACAGCATCGGAGAATGAAGTAGCCGGTATTGCAGCCGCTTACCGCAATTTTGCCCTGCAAAACGGGGGAATTGATCTTGCGGATATCATTGGCACGGTGGTGCGCTTATGGAATGATGAACCTAAATGGATGCAAGCCTGCCGCGAACGTTACCGGTATATTGCTGTTGATGAATTACAGGACATTAACCCGCTGCAATATGAATTTTTAAAGCTCCTGGCACCTGACTGCCTGGCAGATGGGAACGGTAAAAATGTATTTGCCATAGGAGATCCTGATCAGAGCATTTACGGGTTCCGCGGATCGGATGTGCAATTGTTTTTCCGTTTCAGTGAAGATTTCGGCGCCAAAGAAATTGTATTGCAGCATAATTACCGTTCTGCTGCTGTTATTGTAGCAGCCGCGTCCGCTGTGATCAGCAATAATACACAACGCAGGCCGACAAAATTAGTAGCGATGAGGGAATGA
- a CDS encoding MBL fold metallo-hydrolase produces MKVEQIYTGCLAQGAYYISSEGDAAIIDPLREVQPYIDRAKKDGVTIKYIFETHFHADFVSGHIDLAAKTGAKIVLGPTDAQLGYDAYRAKDGETFKIGAVTIKALHTPGHTLESTVYLLSDETGTPKAIFTGDTLFIGDVGRPDLAQKISGELTKEKLAGYLFDSLRNKIMPLPDELIVYPAHGAGSACGKNMSRETTDTLGHQKKVNYALNPALTKEQFIKEVTDGLTEPPQYFPKNVQMNIEGYESINEVLKRANHALSPDAFEEAANHTGAIMLDTRAPEDFAKAFIPNSINIGIDGSFAVWVGTLIPDLKQELLIIADPGREEEVATRLARVGYDFAIGYLDGGIDAWISAGKETDHIESISVAELAAVKNPYIIDVRKESEYEAEHVEGAVNSPLEQINHHIATINKNNPVYLHCAGGYRSMIFASILKSRGFDHITDVQGGFRAIKNSGKFSITGFVCPSTKA; encoded by the coding sequence ATGAAAGTAGAGCAAATATATACCGGATGCCTGGCCCAGGGAGCTTATTATATTTCGTCAGAAGGAGATGCGGCTATTATTGACCCCTTAAGAGAAGTGCAACCCTATATTGACCGTGCAAAAAAAGACGGTGTTACTATTAAATACATATTTGAAACGCATTTTCATGCCGATTTTGTAAGCGGGCATATTGACCTGGCCGCCAAAACCGGGGCCAAAATCGTTTTAGGGCCAACGGATGCCCAGCTGGGGTATGACGCTTACAGGGCAAAAGATGGCGAAACCTTTAAAATAGGCGCCGTTACCATTAAAGCGCTGCATACACCGGGGCACACGCTGGAAAGTACTGTGTATTTGCTATCGGATGAAACCGGCACCCCGAAGGCCATTTTTACCGGTGATACCTTATTCATTGGTGATGTGGGCCGCCCGGACCTGGCACAGAAAATTTCCGGTGAGCTTACAAAGGAAAAGCTGGCCGGCTACCTGTTCGATTCGCTCCGGAACAAGATTATGCCGCTGCCGGATGAGCTGATCGTTTACCCCGCCCACGGGGCAGGCAGCGCCTGTGGTAAAAATATGAGCCGGGAAACAACCGACACCCTGGGCCACCAGAAAAAGGTGAACTATGCTTTAAATCCCGCACTGACCAAAGAACAATTTATAAAAGAAGTAACGGACGGCTTAACAGAGCCACCCCAGTATTTTCCCAAGAATGTGCAGATGAACATAGAAGGCTATGAAAGCATTAACGAAGTACTGAAACGCGCTAATCATGCTCTTAGCCCGGATGCGTTTGAAGAAGCGGCCAATCATACCGGTGCCATTATGCTGGATACCCGCGCACCGGAAGATTTTGCAAAAGCCTTTATACCCAACTCCATTAATATTGGTATTGACGGCAGCTTTGCCGTATGGGTAGGAACGCTGATCCCGGATCTGAAGCAGGAACTCTTAATTATTGCTGATCCCGGACGGGAAGAAGAAGTAGCTACCCGGCTGGCACGTGTGGGCTACGATTTTGCTATTGGCTACCTGGATGGCGGAATAGATGCCTGGATCAGTGCCGGAAAGGAAACAGACCATATTGAAAGCATTTCTGTAGCTGAACTGGCCGCTGTTAAAAATCCGTATATAATAGATGTACGTAAAGAAAGCGAGTATGAAGCGGAACATGTTGAAGGTGCCGTTAATAGCCCCCTGGAGCAAATCAATCATCATATTGCCACCATTAATAAAAACAACCCTGTTTACCTGCATTGTGCCGGTGGCTACCGCTCTATGATCTTTGCCTCCATTTTAAAATCAAGAGGGTTTGATCATATTACAGATGTGCAGGGCGGGTTCAGGGCTATTAAAAATTCCGGCAAATTTTCAATAACTGGTTTCGTGTGCCCTTCAACAAAAGCATAG
- a CDS encoding helix-turn-helix domain-containing protein, with protein MVYTDHREEPHYQEFNPDNNLKQFVECIWYINGQNSGIDPCVEPLVPGGRAEFIFTRSAILWYGNNLKNKPERIASPFLLGQRDCVNYITCLDHYDSINVRLKYGCLPVFNNTSAHTFTNKIVPLSKLFGETVSRFAAIIFEIRSFNDRAQLIELWLEKNIADLRKDWFELQEFLNEITAIEEVNNSIIRKISDSYGWSEKKLERIFLKYIGFTPYQFIKLVRFRKFMEMIFGGYKNLTDLAHSNGFYDQSHLIRECYRYAGDKPTTFLKNPNNIVRFIYSRR; from the coding sequence GTGGTATACACAGATCATAGAGAAGAACCGCATTATCAGGAATTTAATCCTGACAACAATCTAAAGCAATTTGTTGAATGCATCTGGTATATAAATGGGCAAAATAGCGGCATTGATCCCTGTGTTGAACCTTTAGTGCCCGGTGGCCGAGCTGAATTCATCTTTACGAGGTCAGCCATACTATGGTATGGCAATAATTTAAAAAATAAACCGGAAAGAATAGCATCGCCATTTTTATTAGGTCAAAGGGACTGTGTTAACTACATTACCTGCCTTGATCATTATGATAGTATTAATGTGCGCCTGAAATATGGTTGTTTGCCGGTTTTTAATAATACATCAGCCCACACATTTACCAATAAAATTGTACCGTTGAGTAAATTGTTTGGCGAAACAGTTTCCAGGTTCGCTGCAATAATTTTTGAAATTCGATCTTTTAATGACAGGGCACAGTTAATAGAATTATGGTTAGAAAAAAATATTGCTGATTTACGTAAAGACTGGTTTGAATTACAGGAGTTTTTAAATGAAATTACGGCGATTGAGGAGGTAAATAATTCTATAATCAGGAAAATATCAGATAGTTATGGTTGGAGTGAAAAGAAGTTGGAAAGAATATTCCTGAAATACATTGGTTTTACGCCGTACCAGTTTATAAAACTGGTACGGTTCAGAAAGTTTATGGAAATGATTTTTGGAGGGTACAAAAACCTCACGGATTTAGCCCATAGTAATGGTTTTTATGACCAATCTCATCTGATTAGGGAGTGTTACAGATATGCAGGAGATAAACCCACAACCTTCCTTAAAAACCCGAATAATATTGTCCGTTTTATATATAGCAGGAGGTAG